In a single window of the Raphanus sativus cultivar WK10039 chromosome 9, ASM80110v3, whole genome shotgun sequence genome:
- the LOC108824673 gene encoding uncharacterized protein LOC108824673 translates to MERTKLPLKKRLSWNGSSMEFMVNDYMKEKGTRGRFGNSLKVLQCLGCKGFGHVQAECTNLQKRKKKIVTKSDSNDGKVLKNIVAFTTFVLGSKTKSAAGYASASVSGSSCEVMMMLAVSDDDDGKFDLAGNYEKLYENWLKHVEANSELTKEKVKLEVQVAEALKYASEKKEEARQAGAQLVETQKGLRMLNGGTNQLDHLLRKTEVLATFTMKPEVKVSVEKTSNGKTAVKTATDVKNATATHSATANATATTPEKVYGLKSAAQQKFRHVCHYCGVVGHIRPRCFKLLREKNQMVQAYGVYGMRSHGHVCYSCGVQGHIRREYFKPVQRANHGGFGLRNSWSMRFDHCGDGGMGFPPYFGGYIILVFNHDVTHRRRLKT, encoded by the exons ATGGAGAGAACTAAGTTACCGCTCAAGAAGCGTCTTTCTTGGAATGGGTCTTCTATGGAGTTCATGGTTAATGATTACATGAAGGAGAAAGGAACAAGAGGAAGATTTGGTAATTCCCTAAAGGTTCTACAGTGCCTTGGATGCAAAGGTTTTGGGCATGTACAAGCTGAATGTACAAATCTGCAGAAGCGAAAGAAGAAGATAGTCACCAAGAGTGATTCTAATGATGGTAAGGTGCTAAAGAATATTGTGGCATTCACAACTTTTGTTCTTGGTTCTAAGACAAAATCTGCGGCGGGATATGCGTCAGCGTCTGTGTCAGGGTCTTCATGTGAAGTGATGATGATGCTAGCTgtaagtgatgatgatgatggaaaGTTTGATCTTGCTGGGAATTATGAAAAGCTGTATGAGAATTGGCTCAAACATGTTGAGGCGAATTCTGAGTTGACTAAGGAGAAGGTCAAGCTAGAAGTTCAAGTTGCTGAAGCACTTAAGTATGCTtcagagaaaaaagaagaagcacgACAGGCTGGTGCTCAACTTGTAGAGACTCAAAAGGGTTTGAGGATGCTGAATGGTGGGACGAACCAGTTAGATCATCTTCTAA GAAAAACTGAGGTTTTAGCTACGTTTACTATGAAGCCAGAGGTTAAAGTGTCTGTAGAGAAGACATCCAATGGAAAGACTGCAGTAAAGACTGCAACTGATGTGAAGAACGCGACTGCTACACATAGTGCAACGGCAAATGCTACGGCGACTACTCCAGAGAAAGTTTATGGATTGAAGAGTGCAGCTCAACAAAAGTTTCGGCATGTTTGTCATTATTGTGGTGTGGTGGGGCACATTAGGCCAAGGTGTTTCAAGTTGCTGAGAGAGAAGAATCAGATGGTGCAAGCTTATGGTGTTTATGGTATGAGGAGTCATGGTCATGTATGTTATTCTTGTGGAGTTCAAGGGCATATTCGACGTGAGTATTTCAAGCCAGTTCAAAGAGCTAATCATGGAGGATTTGGGCTCAGGAATTCGTGGTCTATGAGATTTGATCATTGTGGAGATGGTGGAATGGGATTTCCTCCTTATTTTGGAGGATATATCATATTAGTCTTTAACCATGATGTGACTCATAGGAGGAGATTGAAGACGTAG
- the LOC108826804 gene encoding scarecrow-like protein 26, translated as MTMNHPYDDFPHLLFSNNTATATSTSSCVEQHDGISLDMDWDCDFHNLIESMMSDKGATTESPPLLPCYHGQEGIFNSSSTGSSMADELDHDVEAGESKGLRLVHLLVAAADASIGADKTRELTRVLLAKLKDMTSPNDRTNMERLAAHFTNGLSKLHKEANVQRQYGPHQHPDHVYDQVDVMLAFQMLQNMSPYINFGYLTATQAILEAVKYERRIHIVDYDITDGVQWPSLMQALVSRNTGPSAQHLRITALSRATNGKKSVAAVQEAGRRLTAFAESIGQPFSYHHCRMDSDTFNPSSLKLVRGEAVVINCMLHLPRFGHQPPNSIISFLSEAKTLNPKLVTLVHEEVGLMGNQGFLYRFMDLLHQFSAIFDSLEAGPARGFVERVIFGPWVSGWLTRIAITDDGAEVESVASWPLWLATNGFKPVEVSFANRCQAKLLLSLFNDGYGVEELGKNGLVLGWKSRRLVSASFWASCESSE; from the coding sequence ATGACCATGAATCATCCCTACGATGATTTCCCTCATCTCTTATTCTCTAACAACACTGCCACAGCCACAAGCACCTCCTCCTGTGTGGAACAACATGATGGCATCTCTCTTGATATGGATTGGGATTGTGACTTCCACAATCTCATCGAATCTATGATGAGTGATAAAGGAGCCACAACAGAATCTCCTCCGTTGCTGCCTTGTTACCATGGCCAAGAGGGAATTTTCAACTCTTCATCCACGGGTTCGTCCATGGCTGATGAGCTTGATCATGATGTAGAGGCAGGTGAATCAAAGGGCTTGAGGTTGGTTCACTTACTGGTGGCTGCTGCAGATGCATCGATTGGCGCCGACAAAACCCGAGAGCTAACTCGGGTCTTACTTGCAAAGCTAAAGGATATGACTTCACCCAATGACCGAACCAACATGGAGAGATTAGCTGCTCACTTCACCAATGGCCTCTCAAAGTTGCACAAAGAAGCTAATGTTCAACGGCAGTACGGTCCCCACCAACACCCTGATCATGTTTATGACCAGGTGGATGTGATGTTGGCGttccaaatgcttcagaataTGTCTCCTTACATCAACTTTGGTTACCTAACCGCCACACAGGCTATTCTTGAAGCTGTAAAGTATGAGCGGCGAATCCATATCGTGGACTACGATATCACAGATGGTGTTCAGTGGCCCTCCTTGATGCAGGCCTTGGTGTCTAGAAATACAGGCCCTTCGGCCCAACATCTTAGGATCACGGCTCTGTCACGTGCCACAAACGGTAAAAAATCAGTTGCTGCTGTCCAAGAGGCTGGGCGTCGTCTAACGGCGTTCGCGGAATCCATAGGGCAGCCTTTCTCTTACCATCATTGTAGAATGGACAGCGACACATTCAACCCTTCGTCCTTAAAGCTTGTCAGAGGAGAGGCAGTGGTGATCAATTGTATGTTGCATCTCCCTCGGTTTGGTCACCAACCACCCAATTcaattatttcctttttatcggaagcaaaaacactaaaccccaAACTTGTAACGCTTGTTCACGAAGAAGTTGGTCTAATGGGAAACCAAGGATTCCTCTATCGGTTTATGGACTTGCTACACCAGTTTTCAGCCATATTCGACTCTCTAGAGGCAGGCCCAGCTCGTGGATTTGTCGAGCGCGTTATTTTTGGACCttgggtttcgggttggttGACACGTATAGCTATTACCGACGATGGTGCAGAAGTCGAGAGTGTTGCTTCGTGGCCGTTGTGGTTAGCTACTAATGGGTTTAAACCAGTGGAAGTCAGCTTTGCCAACCGTTGTCAAGCGAAGCTCCTTTTGAGTTTGTTTAACGATGGGTATGGAGTGGAAGAATTGGGCAAAAATGGGCTCGTTTTGGGATGGAAATCAAGACGTCTTGTGTCGGCCTCTTTTTGGGCCTCGTGCGAGTCGAGTGAGTAA
- the LOC130500019 gene encoding putative F-box/kelch-repeat protein At3g24610, which produces MVRDQKVYAFDETERTFYYSPRERGKVNGEQGIVDNIGVICWCEAGELDLRETERVMNVEVVRGFTFRSLYENLFRSRLVHYGEQIIDRWEEKRIMDGRPPFKMDKCWRRLRFQGLVPGARMCGSGGKIVLFWDASDESGYLHIWCTEISLERLRGGRQIWGYIERSSIVMPAVERFKSHKKVLHSLSVTL; this is translated from the exons ATGGTGAGGGATCAAAAGGTTTATGCGTTCGACGAAACGGAGAGAACGTTTTACTACTCACCGAGGGAACGAGGGAAGGTGAATGGGGAACAGGGAATCGTGGACAACAT CGGAGTTATATGTTGGTGCGAGGCGGGTGAGTTGGATTTGCGAGAAACAGAGAGGGTGATGAATGTAGAGGTGGTCAGGGGTTTCACTTTTAGATCTCTCTACGAGAATCTCTTTCGTTCCAGACTTGTCCACTATGGTGAACAGATTATTGATCGTTGGGAAGAAAAGAGGATCATGGATGGTCGACCCCCGTTTAAGATGGACAAATGTTGGAGAAGGCTCAGGTTCCAAGGTTTAGTTCCAGGTGCCAGAATGTGCGGCTCCGGTGGGAAGATTGTGCTTTTCTGGGACGCCTCCGACGAGTCGGGATATCTTCATATTTGGTGTACGGAGATTTCATTGGAGAGACTCCGAGGAGGACGCCAGATTTGGGGCTACATTGAACGGTCTAGTATTGTCATGCCTGCCGTTGAACGTTTTAAATCCCACAAGAAGGTTTTGCATTCTCTTTCTGTCACTCTCTGA
- the LOC108824379 gene encoding putative leucine-rich repeat receptor-like serine/threonine-protein kinase At3g53590, producing MTSLLSLLLLLLVTSTSVESKTFWADVAALKEFKNSVDAKSLTPGSCLSSWDFSLDPCDGLSGETFTCGFRCDTVVSGSGRVTDLSLDHPGYSGSLTSLSFNFPYLQSLDLSGNNFSGPLPNSLSNLTRLTTLYLSGNSFSGSIPASLGSMPALEELLLDNNRLSGSVPASFNNLSGLKRLEIQLNNISGEFPDLTSLKNLNYLDASDNRISGRVPSSLPGSVVQISMRNNLMEGTIPESFRNLTSLEVVDLSHNKLTGSVPSFIFTHQTLQQLTLSFNGFTSLDSPYYSPSGLPSELISVDLSNNQIRGSLPLFMGLLPKLSALSLENNGFSGMIPTQYVWKIVSPGSDFAAFQRLLLGGNFLFGVVPGPLMALKPGSANLQLAGNCFSWCPATVFFCQGQEQRSVTECRKFSRVIP from the coding sequence ATGACTTCTCTtctgtctcttcttcttcttcttttggtcACTTCAACTTCAGTAGAGTCCAAGACTTTCTGGGCTGACGTGGCAGCTCTTAAAGAGTTCAAGAACTCCGTGGATGCTAAATCGCTAACCCCTGGCTCTTGCCTCAGCTCCTGGGACTTCTCCCTCGATCCCTGCGACGGTTTATCCGGCGAGACATTCACTTGCGGTTTCCGCTGCGACACCGTCGTTTCCGGATCGGGTCGGGTCACAGACCTCAGCCTCGACCACCCCGGTTACTCCGGCTCACTCACCTCCCTCTCCTTCAACTTTCCTTATCTCCAGTCCCTCGATCTCTCCGGCAACAATTTCTCCGGTCCTCTTCCAAACTCCCTCTCCAACCTCACCCGCCTCACCACCCTATACCTTTCCGGAAACTCCTTCTCAGGCTCCATACCCGCTTCTCTCGGGTCCATGCCGGCTCTCGAAGAGCTCCTCCTCGACAACAACCGCCTCTCCGGCTCCGTTCCGGCGAGTTTCAACAACCTCTCCGGCCTCAAACGGCTAGAAATCCAGCTCAACAACATCTCCGGCGAGTTTCCCGATCTGACCTCCCTCAAGAACCTGAATTACCTAGACGCGAGCGATAACCGGATCTCGGGTCGGGTCCCGTCGTCGTTACCCGGTTCGGTAGTTCAAATCTCAATGCGGAACAACCTCATGGAAGGAACGATCCCAGAGAGCTTCAGGAACTTAACCTCTCTCGAAGTCGTGGACCTTAGCCACAACAAACTCACTGGCTCTGTTCCATCGTTCATCTTCACTCATCAAACTCTCCAGCAGCTTACTCTCTCCTTCAACGGCTTCACCTCTTTAGACTCACCTTACTACTCTCCCTCGGGTCTCCCCAGCGAGTTGATATCAGTGGACCTCAGCAACAACCAGATCCGAGGGTCGTTACCTCTGTTCATGGGTCTCTTACCGAAGCTCTCAGCTTTGTCGTTGGAGAACAACGGCTTCTCCGGTATGATTCCGACACAGTACGTCTGGAAAATTGTGTCGCCTGGTTCAGATTTCGCCGCGTTTCAGAGGCTGTTACTAGGCGGGAACTTTTTATTCGGAGTCGTACCGGGTCCTTTGATGGCGCTCAAGCCTGGTTCGGCGAACTTGCAGCTCGCCGGAAACTGCTTCTCGTGGTGTCCGGCGACGGTTTTCTTTTGTCAGGGTCAAGAACAGAGATCTGTTACGGAATGCAGAAAGTTTAGCCGTGTAAttccttga